One window from the genome of Anopheles coluzzii chromosome X, AcolN3, whole genome shotgun sequence encodes:
- the LOC120949321 gene encoding probable 2-oxoglutarate dehydrogenase E1 component DHKTD1 homolog, mitochondrial → MLGRLLLSRGYHSTKGVFGHRPRPTTRYEGLAAAVLDKRNANANVYRWVEAYRNHGHRMAAIDPVKFHLADEAASEPLPELQYARYGLGAADRIDPRGLLNVPAAQQPLSMAELDALLARMYCGSCSIELAFIESEQEREWLAGRYEQLFQHELTEGERRELAELMLKSQAFDQFLAVKFPTVKRYGGEGAESMMAFYWELFRSAGEHELRNVVIGMPHRGKLNVLTTMFGTRPAKIFKKFKGHPEFPADAQAMCDIASHFHTSTDIIVGGKTFHLNMLHNPSHLEAVNPVSMGKARAKQLALADGPYDTSGTDRRSKVLNVQVHGDAAFPGQGINQECLMMAAVPHYEVEGTVHLIVNNQVGFTTPAERGRSTRYVSDLAKAIMAPVVHVNGDDPEALAGVTQLAIEYRQKFGKDFFIDLNCYRRWGHNELDDPTVTNPLLYRVIHGRPSIPDRYAGRLIEAGVFDQQDVDAISNSHRNYLTAELAACEQYEPERSYFGGQWAGLQQPGDEVTVWNTGVDYRLLSHIGQESVRLPEGFNVHPHLQKTHIDARRKRIAEGQRIDWATAEALAIGSLMYQGFNVRLSGEDVGRGTFAQRHAMLVDQQTNEIFIPLNAMAAATPNAGRFELANSILSEEAVLGFEYGMAIDSPNSLVLWEAQFGDFFNGAQIIIDTFLVSGETKWMVCNGLVMLLPHGYDGAASEHSSCRVERFLQMTDSRETSPDGDAVNLQIINPSTPAQYFHALRRQQIRNFRKPLLVVAPKTLLRLSDCVSPHTDFAPGTHFQPVLPDPAPLDPKRVRRVVLCSGKHYYTLASERQARQVTDVALVRVESLCPFPVQAIRDELAKYANAREFVWSQEEHRNMGAWTFVQPRFENMCERRIQYRGRPEAATVAVGVSKWHVREAEDVIKTTLY, encoded by the exons ATGCTGGGCCGGCTGTTACTCTCACGCGGATATCACAGCACAAAGGGTGTGTTTGGGCATCGCCCCCGGCCAACGACGCGCTATGAAG GACTTGCTGCAGCGGTGCTGGACAAGCGCAACGCCAACGCCAACGTGTACCGGTGGGTCGAGGCATACCGCAACCATGGTCACCGGATGGCCGCGATTGATCCGGTCAAGTTTCACCTAGCAGACGAGGCCGCCAGCGAACCCCTGCCAGAGCTCCAGTACGCCCGGTACGGGCTCGGCGCGGCCGATCGGATCGATCCGCGCGGTCTGCTCAATGTGCCCGCCGCCCAGCAGCCCCTGTCGATGGCCGAGCTGGACGCGCTGCTCGCCCGCATGTACTGTGGCAGCTGCAGCATCGAGCTCGCGTTCATCGAGTCGGAGCAGGAGCGTGAATGGTTGGCCGGCCGGTACGAGCAGCTGTTCCAGCACGAGCTGACGGAGGGCGAGCGGCGCGAGCTGGCCGAGCTGATGCTTAAATCGCAAGCGTTCGACCAGTTCCTGGCCGTCAAGTTCCCGACGGTCAAGCGGTACGGGGGCGAGGGCGCCGAAAGCATGATGGCGTTCTACTGGGAGCTGTTCCGGTCGGCGGGCGAGCACGAGCTGCGCAACGTGGTGATCGGTATGCCGCACCGCGGCAAGCTCAACGTGCTGACGACGATGTTTGGGACGCGGCCGGCGAAGATATTCAAAAAGTTCAAGGGCCACCCGGAGTTCCCGGCCGACGCGCAGGCGATGTGCGACATTGCGAGCCATTTCC ACACCTCCACGGATATAATCGTGGGCGGTAAAACATTTCACCTGAACATGCTGCACAACCCGTCCCATCTGGAGGCGGTCAATCCGGTGTCGATGGGCAAGGCCCGAGCGAAACAGCTCGCCCTGGCCGACGGTCCGTACGATACGAGCGGCACCGACCGGCGCTCCAAGGTGCTGAACGTCCAGGTGCACGGTGATGCCGCCTTTCCCGGCCAGGGCATCAACCAGGAGTGTCTGATGATGGCGGCCGTGCCGCACTACGAGGTCGAGGGCACGGTGCACCTGATCGTGAACAACCAGGTCGGCTTCACGACGCCGGCCGAGCGCGGCCGCAGCACCCGGTACGTGTCCGATCTGGCCAAGGCGATCATGGCCCCGGTGGTGCACGTGAACGGCGACGACCCGGAGGCGCTGGCCGGCGTCACGCAGCTGGCGATCGAGTACCGGCAAAAGTTTGGCAAAGATTTCTTCATCGATCTGAACTGCTACCGGCGCTGGGGCCACAACGAGCTGGACGATCCGACCGTGACCAACCCGCTGCTGTACCGGGTGATCCACGGCCGGCCCTCCATCCCGGACCGGTACGCCGGCCGGTTGATCGAGGCGGGCGTGTTCGACCAGCAGGACGTGGACGCGATCTCGAACAGCCACCGGAACTATCTGACCGCCGAGCTGGCGGCCTGCGAGCAGTACGAGCCGGAGCGGAGCTATTTCGGCGGACAGTGGGCCGGCCTGCAGCAGCCCGGCGACGAGGTGACGGTGTGGAACACGGGCGTCGACTACCGGCTGCTCAGCCACATCGGCCAGGAGAGCGTGCGGCTGCCCGAGGGTTTC AATGTACATCCGCATCTGCAGAAGACTCACATTGATGCGCGCCGGAAGCGGATTGCCGAGGGGCAGCGGATCGATTGGGCCACGGCCGAGGCGCTCGCCATCGGCAGCCTGATGTACCAGGGCTTCAACGTGCGGCTGAGCGGGGAAGATGTGGGCAGGGGGACGTTTGCCCAGCGCCACGCGATGCTGGTCGATCAGCAGACGAACGAAATCTTCATACCGCTGAACGCGATGGCCGCGGCGACCCCGAACGCTGGCCGGTTCGAGCTGGCAAACAGCATCCTCTCGGAGGAGGCGGTGCTCGGGTTCGAGTACGGCATGGCCATCGACAGCCCGAACAGTCTGGTGCTGTGGGAGGCCCAGTTCGGCGACTTCTTCAACGGTGCGCAGATCATCATCGACACGTTCCTGGTCAGCGGAGAAA CGAAATGGATGGTCTGCAATGggctggtgatgctgctgccccACGGCTACGATGGGGCCGCCTCCGAGCACAGCTCCTGCCGCGTTGAGCGCTTCCTGCAGATGACGGACTCGCGCGAAACCAGCCCGGACGGGGACGCGGTCAACCTGCAGATCATCAACCCGTCCACCCCGGCCCAGTACTTCCACGCCCTGCGCCGCCAGCAGATACGCAACTTCCGCAAGCCGCTGCTGGTCGTGGCGCCCAAGACGCTGCTCCGCCTGTCCGACTGCGTGTCGCCGCACACGGACTTTGCCCCCGGCACGCACTTCCAGCCGGTGCTGCCCGATCCGGCCCCGCTCGATCCGAAGCGGGTGCGGCGCGTCGTGCTGTGCAGCGGCAAGCACTACTACACGCTCGCGTCCGAGCGCCAGGCACGCCAGGTGACGGATGTGGCGCTCGTGCGCGTCGAGTCGCTCTGCCCCTTCCCGGTGCAGGCCATCCGGGACGAGCTGGCCAAGTATGCGAATGCGCGCGAGTTCGTCTGGAGCCAGGAGGAGCACCGGAATATGGGCGCGTGGACGTTCGTGCAGCCACGGTTCGAGAACATGTGCGAGCGAAGG aTTCAGTACCGGGGCCGTCCGGAAGCTGCCACCGTTGCCGTCGGTGTCAGCAAGTGGCACGTGCGGGAGGCCGAGGATGTGATTAAAACCACCCTGtattaa